ACTTCGCCCGTCGTTGGCTCTGCCAGCCGCAGAAGCGACTTGCCGAGGGTCGTCTTGCCGCAGCCCGACTCGCCGACGACAGCGAGCGTTCTGCCGCGCGGGATCGAGAACGACACGCCGTCCACGGCGCGGACGTAGCCGACCGTTCGGCGCAAGACTCCCTTTCGGATCGGGAAGTGGGTCCGTAGGTCGCGCACCTCGACAAGCGCGTTGCCGCCGGACGGCTGAACTGCCACGGCAGGAGCCGTCGCAGGACGAACGCTCATTGGCTTGGCAGGAACCCCGACGTGGTCCTCTCGGGGCGCGCCGGGGGCGTAGAGGTGGCACAGCGCGTCGTGTCCCGCCTCGAACGAGAAGCGCTCCGGTGGCGTCTCGCGGCAGACCGGCAGCGCGTCGTCGCATCGGTCGGCGAATCGGCATCCGGTTGGGTAGAGCGTCGCCAGCGGAACCATCCCCTCGATGGTCTCCAGGTCTCCTCCGCGCTGCTGGCGCGACGGGAGCGAGCGGAACAGCGCCTCCGTGTAGGGATGGCGCGGCGACGCGAAGAGCCCCGCCGTCGATGCGTTCTCGACGATCTGCCCGGCGTACATGACGGCGATCCGGTCGGAGTTCTCCCTGACCACGCCGAGGTCGTGCGTGATGAGCAGAACGGACATGCCGATGTCACGCTGGAGGTCGCGGATCAGGTCGAGGATCTGCGCCTGAACGGTCACGTCGAGCGCGGTCGTCGGCTCGTCGGCGATGAGCAGCCGGGGTCGGCACGAGAGCGCCATCGCGATCATCACGCGCTGCTTCATCCCGCCGGAAAGCTGGTGCGGGTAGGAGCGCAGGCACGCCGACGGATCGGGGATGCCGACGCGGTCGAGCATCTCCGCCGCGAGCCGATCCGCCTCAGACGCCCGCCCGTGCCGGCGGATCGCTTCGACGATCTGAAAGCCTACCGTGTAGACGGCGTTCAGCGAAGTCATGGGGTCCTGAAAGACCATCGCGACTTCGCGTCCCCGGAGCTTGCGCTTCTTCGATTCAGAGAGCGCGGTCATCTCCGTCTCGCCGATGTGGACGGAGCCGCCAGCGTGGAACCCCGCCGGATGCGGAACGAGCCCCATGATGCTCAGCGCCGTGACGGACTTGCCGCAGCCCGATTCGCCGACGATGGCGAAGGTCTCTCCCTGCCGGATCGAGAATGAGACGCCGTCCACCGCCTTCGCGATCCCATGCGGGGTGCGGAAGTAGGTGCGGAGCCCGCCGACGTGCAGAACGATGTCGCTCATCAGTTCATCCGGCTCTCAGACGGGGGTCGAGCGCATCTCGGACGGCGTCGCCGAAGATGTTCGCTGGGAGCACTAAGCCGAACATGAAGGC
Above is a genomic segment from Candidatus Poribacteria bacterium containing:
- a CDS encoding ATP-binding cassette domain-containing protein, with the protein product MSDIVLHVGGLRTYFRTPHGIAKAVDGVSFSIRQGETFAIVGESGCGKSVTALSIMGLVPHPAGFHAGGSVHIGETEMTALSESKKRKLRGREVAMVFQDPMTSLNAVYTVGFQIVEAIRRHGRASEADRLAAEMLDRVGIPDPSACLRSYPHQLSGGMKQRVMIAMALSCRPRLLIADEPTTALDVTVQAQILDLIRDLQRDIGMSVLLITHDLGVVRENSDRIAVMYAGQIVENASTAGLFASPRHPYTEALFRSLPSRQQRGGDLETIEGMVPLATLYPTGCRFADRCDDALPVCRETPPERFSFEAGHDALCHLYAPGAPREDHVGVPAKPMSVRPATAPAVAVQPSGGNALVEVRDLRTHFPIRKGVLRRTVGYVRAVDGVSFSIPRGRTLAVVGESGCGKTTLGKSLLRLAEPTTGEV